The window GAATTTGTAGAGGTTGTCAAACTCATCCACGAAGAAGGAGTGGTCCCTGGCAGGGTGCGTGGCAATTACCTCCAGCTCGTCCTGAGCAGCCCATGCGATGCCTATTGCGTAGGTGATCACCCCTGTGGAGACGAAAGATGGCGTGAAGCGAATGCCCCCAGGCATTGTTTCCTTCTGGGCACCCCAGACCAGAAATGTGCCAAGGAAAACGAATTCAAGAACCCCAAGGAGTCCTCTAGTTTCTAGAAATAAACAGTGTGACCAGTTATTTGACAAACACTTTGACTATCCACACTGTAGCACCAACCACGAATGAATGTAGCTGTTGTCCTAAGAGTTTATAGTCTTTTGGCCTTATTTTAACCTAGGGTCTTTTATAGCCATAATGAAGAGAGAGGTGGCAACAGGGCCATCCTGGTTCAGAATGGACTCCTAATTCAATGCCACTGGGTCCTCAGAAGCTCAAGAAAGGCCTAGCATCTCAACCTTTTCCTGCTGCTTGTggttcaagatatagaactcccagctccttctctccagcaccctgtctgcctgcacactgccatgcttcccgccatgatgatcaCGGACTGGACTGAGACCGTAAgcgagccccaattaaatgttgtcctttataaaagtagccatggtcatggtgtctcttcacagcaatagactgACTGTCATGACAAAAATAGTATTTTTCATCTAAGTATTGTGGCACatacttataatcccagtgcttggaaggctgaggcaggaggattttgtgTTTGAGGCACGCCTGAGTCAGATAGAAAAAATCtccctgaaaaaaacaaaatcagaaaacaaaaatcaaaacaaaaatgaacattcGCTTTccatattacattttaaaaagcattattgGTCTATAAAAGTTACGAACACAATTTGGAGTCAACAAAGCTAGGGGTTTGACATCTTCCATAAAGCGAGGAATCAACTTCCCCCTTTGCTGCTTTCTGCCGGTGTGGAAGGGGCGTTAGCGGACACTGTGTAAAAGAAAGAGTTACTGTTCCATCGCTTGCAGGCTCTGGGTACTTGAGGAGCCACTAAGCAGAATCCTTTTGATTCTGTGTCCTCTTCTCAGAGACCCTATGCTGTTTCTACCTCTTCCTGTGGTTGTGaacactaaaaaagaaaagaagaaagaagaaagatctgtttatgtgtatgagttttgtctgtatgtacatgtattcatggaaggtgcccacagagatcagaagagggcgcCCAATCCGGAACTGGAGTTCCTGATGATTGCGAGTCAccgtgtggtgctggggatggaagtcaggctctctgaaagaacagcaagagTTTCTAACCAGTGTGCTACCCTTCCAGTTCCCTGTGGATGTTTTCTTAAGTCACAGGGATGTTTTCTTAAGTCACAGACAAAAACAATACATAAAAGGGCGGTtccaggggggttggggatttagctcagtggtagagcgcttacctaggaagcgcaaggtcctgggttcggtccccagctccgaaaaaaagaacaacaacaacaacaaaaaaaaaaaaaaaaaaagggcggTTCCTCCCTGTGCACCAAGGACACTGGTCCTCCCGCCTTTTCCGAGATGCCTCTGGGCCCGCGTTTATAGCAGGAGTGCTCACCCTTCTGGTAGGCAGCCATGGCTGGGATCCGCACGTCATCGTAAGACCTGCCGTCGGTGATAAGGATCATTACCTTCCTCTTGTTCGGTTTGGACTTCTTGAAGAGTTGTTCGAGGGCATACTGGATGGCAGCCCCTGTGCTGGTGCCCCCGCTCCAGTACCCCACCCTCCTGATGGCACTGAGGACGTCGGCTTTGCTGTTATACTTGTCGAACCCGAATTCCAGCCGCTGCTCATAGGTGTACTGCACGGCCCCGATGCGAGTGTCGGTGTCTGAAATCTCAAACTCCTTGCTGAGGTTGGCCACGAACTGCAGGACCGTGCGGAAGTTGCTTGTCCCCACGCTGCTTGAGCCATCAATGACAAAGCCTATGTCGGCAGAGTTTAAACAGGTCTTGCTGCAGGCGAGGCGGTCAGTGTCGCAGACTCGCTTCACCAGGGGCTGCACGGTCTTGTGCAGGCTGAGCCAGCTCTGCACGTTGAAGGAGTAGAAGCCATTTGTTCTGCACACTGcctgaagagaggaaggaaggatctAGTCCAGATCAGAAGTCAAGTCCTTCAGCCTGCCAACAACACCCTTCACCACCAGGCAGGCTTTTTAGGGCTCTACTTCCGGTATTAGAGCACCCTTCAGAACACCCTTTCTATATTCCAGTTTCCTGGCTGGGTACCACTGAGGTCAAGACCCCTCCAGAACATCTGGCCtcacccccttcctcccctcagcTGGGACCCTGTCTCAGCGAAAAATGGTCCAGTGGAGATGTGCAGTGTTGGctttagttttatatttatacCTCCACTGGCTTCTCGACTCATTGGCACTGGAAGCCAGCCGTATTGTAGCTTTGTGGGTACCAACCATCGCAGGGGATGGCTAAATGAAGCTATTGTTCTCATACACAAACAGGATGCTTCCAGGGCAGCCCTGTACTCTGCCAGAAGGCATTCAGAGTCACCGAGGGGTCACGTGTGTTGGAGTCACACTCGATGGCCCTACAGTCCCTTAATTGGTTGCCACAGGAGCCCCTCATCACAGAGCAGAGGGCCAGCTGTGAAGAGACGTCTCTGAGTCCCCGAGAACTGGAGCACCAGAATAAACTCAACGTTTTGCCTGCCACAGAACCCTGCCTCTAGGCAAATGAGTGTTTATTTATCTGTGACCAAGCTTGTTCCAGAAAACAAAAGACCCCGAGCAAGTTGGTTAGATGTTCTTAGAAGTGATTAGGCTCATGTCCCAAAAGCGGGTCATCACTCTTCATCCTACTAATCTCTGGGGACCTGGTGGGGTCAGACTTGGTGGCTACAAATGAACTTGGATAATGGCAAAATTAGTTTAAGCAAGAAGTAACACGTTTTTCCCgggaaatgttttttattgattgAAAACACCTAAACGGGGTTCGTGAAACTTTCCACAGCCTAGGTAGATGGATGCTAGGTAGACAGAGCTGAGTTCTGACTAGTGGGTGGAGAGGAGTCCCACAGATAACCTGTTTAAAGTCACAGCGAGACGGTGGTGGTGCCAACTGTGGGTGGGACACGGTTTGGCAGGAACacagtgtgtatgtggaggtcacagCAAGCTGACCAGGAAGGGAGGTTGGCCTTCACTGCAGAGTGCCTTAGCTATAACAGGTAATGGGGAAGGATTTGGATCAAGGACCCCAGAGTACTGGCAGGAGTAAACTGGGGAGACTCCAAAAGGGAACGGACCAGTGACAGAGTGCTGTCTCAGATCTCGGGTGGTTTAGGCCTGATTAATAGCAGAGGGTGAGAGCTGTGATGTGGGTATCAGGGGATAATTCTGGGATGCCACTGGCCTTGGGCCCTCCAGGAGGAGCAGAGGAGTATGACCGTTCTGATCTGGGAGTGTAgaattcctttgttttgtttgtcagatTGATTGGGTTCacttgtagtgtgtgtgtgtgtgtgtgtgtgtgtgtgtgtgtgtgtgtgttacatatacatatatgtaagcccatgtgtttatgtgtgtataggaTGTGTAGACTTCTTtgcaagcctgtgtgtgtgtgtgtgtgtgtaaagtctGCCTGGCTGTTTGGGTCCTCTGATGCTGTGAAAGGAACAAGGGGACGTTTAAGTGACAGTTTGGAGACACTGCTCTTCCCCTCTGCTTGCAAACTGCTGGCTCTGAAGTGAGAATAAAGTTTGGCTTTGAAAGGACAATTTCAGATTCCCCAGGGGAGGCCCCACTACATGCTTATGAGTTTTGAGAACATTCCAAGGCCCTAGAAAGCAGCTCTGAGGTCATGAGAACATTTCAGAGTGCAGCAGATCCTGTGCTGGACCGGCTGCCGGGACACTCCCCATAACTGGACAGCTATGTACCTTGCTGGCAAAATTGGGCTCCACCACATGCTGCTTCTCCCTTTCAGCAGCCCCTTCGACGGTGACAAAGAAGACATTGATCCCCGACTCTCTTGCAACTCGTGACACCTCTTCTATTTTGTCTGTGGGCCCGCCATCCACCAGGACCACAGCCACATTGGGAGCACCACCCCTGTTTCCATTTGCTTTGGAAAAGAAGTTCTTGGTTACAAAGGAGATGGCGCGGcctggaagaagaagaagaagaaaatttgtGCTTGAAATGATAGTGGTAATGGTAACAGGTCACAGCAGTACAAAGAGGTCTAGAAAAGCATACTCATTCAGCCCcaagtgttgtgtgtgtgatatatatatatatatatatatatatatatatatatatatatatatatgtgtatatacatatacatatacatatatatatcacatatacacagtacagccATCACAGTCTCTCCTTGACTTCATTTTTAAGCCCAGAGCTTCTAATTGCCTCTTGTTTAGAAAGAGAACGTTTTAGGGTCCAGAGGAGAAAGACTTCCATGAGATCCAAAGGGCCCCTTAGCTGACCTTTTCTTATTAGGCCCCTAAACAAGGCCATACTGTGTCTGAGAACAGGGATGGGAGGAGCTGATTTGGAGTGACATTAGCCTCATTCTGGCCCTTCACAGCCCGAGTGGGCCTAGTGCTATAGCTGTTGAGTGAGGGGCTGTTATCCATGACTAGTGATGTCCTTTCTCCAATCCTAGAGCAAGGACACAGGTCTGGCTGCCTGTGGGTAGGATTTCCCTCCTAGGAAGGGACATGCTGGGTTCAAGCCCTAGCTATGACAGGTCAGCTCTGTAGGTCACTCACGGTCCTGGGAcctagagttccaggccaacagTTTCCTTCATCGAGTCTGAGTGCCACAGACATGAAGAGTAATGGAGTCTCAGGCATTCTCATGTGTGTATTTTACACTGTGTAAGGGTCTCGGGTTCAACCTACTGCTCCAGTTTTGAATAGCTcttctagttttttgttttgttttgttttgttttgttttttttgttgttgttgaatgtCCTAGGTCCTCCTGAGCATACTGAGATGATGACTGACTGCTTTCGAGTTAGCATGACTCTTAACTGAGAATCTATGAATCCTAGTATAATATATAtgaggtgtttgtgtgtatgtgtgtgtgtgtgtgtgtgtgtgtgtgtgtgtgcgcgcgcgcgcgcgcgcatttgTCTATAAGAATATGTAAAAGGCCACAGTTTCCAGGAGATTCCCAGGTGGGTTCTCATTTCAGTTACAGTTCAATTCATCTTGTTTAGACTTTAGCATTAACATCATTTCACTCAGCACTTCCGGGTTTGGTCAGCATCCTGGCTCCCCTGGCTGTTTCACTGTCAATTGAAGGCAACAAACAGGTGGTTACATTCCAAGCTGCTACAGAAGCATCTTGGACAACCGTGTGAACTGGCTGCAGAGATCCCGTTGTTAATGGAAAACCACGGCTGTTGAGAACTCAAGGCTCTAAAGTCCCCAGCAGTCTCTCCAGGATAATATTAAGCACCCGTAGCAAAATGCATGCGTTGTAAGAAGAAGCCGTATGATTTCACACGAGCCCATGAATCTTAAATATGGAGGCAGGCTGGAGTGAATCAGAGCCTTGCACACATTCCCTTCACCTTCAAGGCTGAGGTTGGAAAGCTGCACTACCCATAGTCCTTTGTGCCTTATGCTTCCCAGCCTCTTTTTAGTTCCCTAAGCTGATGCATTTGATCCAGGCTTAGAAGACGAAAGCCAAGCAAGGACCGTTACTTTGTTTCTGCTACTACTTCTGCCGAGGAGACTGTGGTGTATTTGGTGTCTCTGCACTGGGATTGGATGGTGGTTCTGaaggcgtttttttttttttttttgttgttgctgtttgttttttagtgAGAATGGGGAGCGTAGGGCGTGGTGCTGGAGCTGTGTGCTGGCATCATGGCAGCACTCGGGATGGAGCAGGTTCATGAAAAGGCCTTGTTGACAGAAATTGAAAACTGGTTTTCTGGTCTTGGAAAAGATAACAGTGCCTTGAGAGGTCGTTTTAAACACTCTGCTGCATTTGCTTCCTTAGTCCTTTCTATCCTCCTCAGACCAAATCCCCATGTGCCTCAGTTACTACGTTCACTGAACCCCTGCAGGatccagaggcagagggagagcatCTCACTCTCTGAAAAGGTTATACCTGGGTTAGGAAGCCTCTCTGACCTCATCGGGGGAGCTGAGTGCCTTGCCAGGCTCTTCTCATTGAAAACCCGAGTGTATAATGATGAACTGTTGTGCAGTCCCCTCTCGTGCTTATGAGGCAGGTGATGTGGATTTACAGACACGGATCTGGGGACTGTTAGTGG is drawn from Rattus norvegicus strain BN/NHsdMcwi chromosome 6, GRCr8, whole genome shotgun sequence and contains these coding sequences:
- the Vit gene encoding vitrin isoform X2, translated to MATWKPEPVLLDSGFVPKEELSTQSSEPVLQGDPNCKIDLSFLIDGSTGIGKRRFQIQKQFLVDVVQALDIGPGGPLVGVVQYGDNPATQFNLKTHMNSQDLKTAIEKITQRGGLSNVGRAISFVTKNFFSKANGNRGGAPNVAVVLVDGGPTDKIEEVSRVARESGINVFFVTVEGAAEREKQHVVEPNFASKAVCRTNGFYSFNVQSWLSLHKTVQPLVKRVCDTDRLACSKTCLNSADIGFVIDGSSSVGTSNFRTVLQFVANLSKEFEISDTDTRIGAVQYTYEQRLEFGFDKYNSKADVLSAIRRVGYWSGGTSTGAAIQYALEQLFKKSKPNKRKVMILITDGRSYDDVRIPAMAAYQKGVITYAIGIAWAAQDELEVIATHPARDHSFFVDEFDNLYKFVPRIIRNICTEFNSQPRN